In the Diadema setosum chromosome 11, eeDiaSeto1, whole genome shotgun sequence genome, TGTTCACTTCATTGTGATTTTGCGCAATAGACCTGAAATGTCAATAACAACcaaaatatttcaattcaattcaattcaaaatgattttatttccatataaagtaatacaaagtaatatacataacgcttacatgagtacataacatCAAAAGGAACTTTCAACCACGtatttttaaacaaaacatgaatacaagtgtcataatcatattaacgctggtttggataaataaacaagtaagcaatacaatctCAATTTATAACTtatatggaaaagaggaattcacaagaaaagcatagcttgtaaaatttatgaattactctagaaggtgggggcatctcaagatccgtcaaggactccatgtataCGATTTTGATATCCTGATGTCAGGCGAAATAATATTGTATTATTTCACAAGTTAACGTCTACTATTAGTCACGTACATGCTTTGAGATTGCACAGTCCCGAGGTCAGTGTAAATTGCAATGCTACTATATCCTTCAATTCACAGATCAAACTGGAGATTGTTCCGTTCTGATCCAGTAGAATGTATAAACATGAAGCATAGATATATAACATCGGTGGATGCAATTACGATTTCATATATCAACTAGAATGCACTACTTAATgttgatatgaaatatcaagTGCAATTTTACTACTCAGCGGTAGATGATGTTTGTTCTTGTCGGAAGATGATGAAGGTACTGATGTCCTTTTTTATACACGTCATTAATCCGCGGCGCCACTTTGACACACGACAAGCAGGAAATAAACATGAACCGGATTATGATGTTTATCTTTCAAGGGTCTCATCCACATAACTCTtctgtgtagagttctgtggtctcattctgtgtgtaaaaaaaaaaaaaagtagccgACAAAGACTTTGGCTGCTCCGGAGGGAGGGGAGACAGAACACAAATAGTGTGAACGTATATAAACCCTGAAATGACTGTGGAATAAAACGATGCAGCAAATATGGCGCGATGGGAGAGTGGTATAATTACCGCAGAGGTGGGGAGGATTTTAAGAGACCCGGAAGTGTGTGGAGAGAAGGGTGGCGTGATTGAATCGATACATTCGAAAACCACACCTATCCTAGCCTGCTAGAATAGATTTATAGAGTATAACACTAGGACTGCATCCACATACGTCTACGAATAGAATCCCCATCAGAGAATTGTTTTGTGTATCGAAACGTACACTCATCCGTAACCTTCGACCCCAATCAAGATTTTTCagctgtgtgtgtacgtacTTAAAGATCATTATAACATTTGTAACGGGAATTCCGGAATATGAGACGAATCGGGCCAGTCATCCCATTGCAAGAATCCCCACTCTCATCGGATGTTTTAAAGAGCTGCAAGAAGTAAGGCTATTCCGCTGTCATGAAGgattgattaatgataaaatgaaaatgatagccTGTTTCAAAACAGAATTGAGGCTGTAGATATGCAGGCTTACCCCTCTCATTTACATCTCTCAATAAACATTCATATCGAGTTTATctaaatttcctctttttgtctCACAAGATGCAATGTTCCACCATTGAAGGGTTACGAGGAGGACGTGGGAATGAAGACGAATCTAACCACCATGAATCCAAGCATGCTGGAGTTCGAgtgagttattttttttttcctgtttgatTCGGTCAACGAGGCCCGTCCTCAAACTCGCCCGGTTATGATGGTAACACCTCAAGAATATAAACTTtttctctatcatttttttttaaattaaaagtACGGCTGTTTCATATTATGACCTGATGACTATTAGTTTGCATATTTGCACATTCCATATTACAcaataatcaattataaatatAATTTGATGTGATATGACTGCGTTTCAACTATATACACTCGCAATTTCACCATCTCTGCGTTTCCAGAAGTTGGTTTTAGCTAATTCAGATAAGTAAGATTTCTTTGTTTACCGTGCTGAACACTTTGATAAAGATGACGAGATATTGTCGATGCAATTATCTGTCTTGGACACAAAAGTGATTTTATCATCCCACCGTCAATTCAACACAAGCAGATAGGTGTCATAATCTAAACTATACATAAGATGATAATGTATCATGCCAACGGTCTGCCACGTTATCCAAGCCACGCTAATGAACAGTAACAAAAGCCATCTTTATTCTGTATATTGCCAAGTTCGCAGGGGTCGGCATCCCTTGTACGTCACCATGACGAAGCCTATAACGTCGTCCTGGAGCCTTACAACGGGGTTCTGGCCCTACCCTGCTTCAGccacattttctttctccgtCAGTGCCTTAAAGCCATCAAGCAGTACTACCGCGAAAACGCCAACATGACGCTGATGCATCCCGAGCACTTCAACACCGTCTGGGACTTCTGGAAGGATCGAGGGATGATGAGTCTACCGTCGTCAGGTGCATAGATCATAATTACATCAGCATATGACATCCatgtttgaaagaacaaaatgtgGGTACATTCTACGTTTCACGTTGGGTAGGCGCGTGGcttaaaaaagcaacaacaaattgaaaaaaagtatAGACAATGTAATAAAAGGGTAGATATTCAAAGCTCATGCCACGACATACACTATTGGTGTTGACGTCATTACTCACATCTGATTGTTGGGTTTCATGGAGATTATTTTATTGGTATCCTGGTAAGAGACCTTGTTAAGTTGCGAAGTTATTAGACGTGTTAATATAAGATTATGTCTCTATATGAGAGATTGTAAAGCAGGAAACCTTACTGAACTGGCTTAATTTGCCCgcaatattttttgttgtaaagATTAAGAATTAATGGATgagtggatgaatgaatgaatgaatgaatgaatgaatgaatgaataatgaatgaatagattaatGATTAAACAAACAAGGGAATAGATCATTGAAAACATGACCTGTTAGACATTCTGAAATATGCTAAAATGGAGTCCATTTGGCCCTTTGTCCCAAAAGGACTGGTCACGGCAAAAAATTAGTAGTCTTGTACAGTTTTTTAATTTCTATATTGACAATGAATGTTCATATTAATCATTGCTGGGGCTAATTGTGCAACGTTTTGAGCATACAGTCAGCTGCAACTGCTCGTCTGACAATGTCAATGTTGCGTTATCTCCATAGTTATTTCTATCATATTCATTGGTCTAGGATTCTACATTGTCAACGTGGCAGTCACGCTGTGTGACAAGGTGGACCTCTACGGTTTCTGGCCTTTCTTCAAGACCGGTCTGTCAGGGGCTGCCAAGGAATTGAGATACCACTACTATGAGGATGGTGCGTGGCGTCAGTCGCATGACATGCTCGGGGAGTTTAACCGCCTCTTTCAACTGCACAAAGATGGAGCGTTGAGGATTCACATCGGAAAATGTGCGCCATGAACTTTTTCCCACTCCATGATCCTATTCAGCAGTCTGTGCTATAAGATATCCACCTTGAATGATGACGTAAGGTTAAGGAAGGTTAACAGTGGATCCAACGAGAAAGGTACACTATGAGCGCGAAGCCAGGGGTGTTAAGAGTATATTCGCGTCTTCCAAAAAGTAAGACAAagtcaacaacaataacaacaacaacaacaacaacaacaacaacaacaacacacacacacaaatgacaaaataagtgaaattattgATTTCGATCTTGCCGGAAGAAGTGTGAATGTCAGAAATAGCATCCGAGAGTATGGTGCGATTGCAATCAGTCTTGTCTCTGGATGTTCAAATGCAGTATTATTTCTAGTTAAACGGCCTCACTAGAGACTGGAGAAGTATAAGTCTTCCGTTTCTCTCTCAGGATCAACAGGGCATATTCCGCACACAAGGTTATGGCACATACCAGTGATTCAATAAGATATAAAAGTATACTCCAATATAGCTTccgggaagaagaagaagaagaagaagaagaagaagaagaagaagaagaagaagaaggagaagaagaagaagaagaagaagaagaagaagaagaagaagaaaaagaagaaaaagaaaaagaaaaagaaaaagaaaaagaagaagaagaagaagaagaaggagaagaagaagaagaagaagaaaaagaagaaaaagaaaaagaaaaagaaaaagaagaagaagaagaagaagaaggagaaaacaTACTTGAATGGATGGAATATGAAATATTGCTTTGTTGTCCAAGAGGGACGTGTTAGTTTCTTTACTCTAATGACGGTATATTGACTTCATATTGAAGCGAACTCCTGCCATTATCAAAGATCATGCGTTTCCAAGCTATATTTAGTTTTGTGAAAGAGAACATAATCCCCTCGCCCAGTAACGAGGCAATCAGGAAATTCGGTCTATCAAACCTTCGGTCTACAGGATTGTAACCATGTTTCGGGAGCTTGTCTAGCTGTTAGGTTAGGACAACATCGGATTCCGGTCATCACTGTTTTAAGGTTAAAGGAGGGATTCGTGTGCATAAATGAGatatatgtaaatgtatatatttcaaCTCCCTTTCCGTTGGTTTTTGCCTGTGTGATTCAACAAAGTACCTGATGTAATGAGCAAAATTTCCTGAAGGGATTCGTGTGCATATgagatatatgatataataatttACCTAACGTAGTGAACCCAGTGCTTTATTCCTTTCGGATCAACTCCCTTTCCGTTGGTTTTTGCCCATGTGATTTCACAAAGCACCTGATGTAATGAGCAAAATTTCCTGAAGGTCTAATTATACGCGATGCTAAAAAGCGAGCATTAATCCAGGTG is a window encoding:
- the LOC140235473 gene encoding alpha-N-acetylneuraminate alpha-2,8-sialyltransferase ST8SIA3-like, with the translated sequence MTVDIGPEVTLVTSRSDDQERENLGLRKPHDYDRTISEESWLAAGGEPRGNGRSAANVNDYEESIADIWQEQDDNITWQKYEAEYQSLEWVANEKAFQEWRTGLEMYGVDSQKNFLVTHDSVELKQVLPFYLTREQTYSVSEYFLKLIPKETPYVGPTLGRCAVVGNSGMLEKSGCGRAIDSVDYVFRCNVPPLKGYEEDVGMKTNLTTMNPSMLEFDSQGSASLVRHHDEAYNVVLEPYNGVLALPCFSHIFFLRQCLKAIKQYYRENANMTLMHPEHFNTVWDFWKDRGMMSLPSSGFYIVNVAVTLCDKVDLYGFWPFFKTGLSGAAKELRYHYYEDGAWRQSHDMLGEFNRLFQLHKDGALRIHIGKCAP